One window from the genome of Candidatus Eisenbacteria bacterium encodes:
- a CDS encoding sulfide/dihydroorotate dehydrogenase-like FAD/NAD-binding protein, whose translation MFRILEARFLSADVKLFRIRAPKIAEKRKAGQFAILRVTKEGERIPLTIADSDAAEGSITLIVQGVGKTTKMLNSLETGDFLADLAGPLGTPSHIENFGTAVSIGGGVGTAIAFPTAKALKEAGNHTIAIIGGRTKELVILEDELKEICDEVYPTTDDGSYGFHGFVTQKLQELIDEGRKIDFVLAIGPIPMMQAVAEVTRPHRIHTVVSLNPIMVDGTGMCGGCRVMVGNETKFACVDGPEFDGHEVDFDLLTRRNKSYLGFERDRREELDHLDRCRLEEKIAELRREGEREEKAREGEGR comes from the coding sequence ATGTTTCGAATACTGGAAGCCCGGTTCCTGTCCGCCGACGTGAAGCTGTTCCGCATCCGTGCGCCCAAGATCGCCGAGAAGCGGAAGGCGGGGCAGTTCGCGATCCTCCGAGTCACCAAGGAGGGGGAACGGATCCCCCTGACCATCGCCGACTCGGACGCGGCCGAGGGATCGATCACGCTGATCGTGCAGGGCGTCGGAAAAACCACCAAGATGCTGAACTCCCTCGAGACGGGCGATTTTCTGGCCGACCTGGCCGGCCCTCTCGGCACGCCCTCCCACATCGAGAACTTCGGAACCGCCGTCAGCATCGGCGGCGGTGTGGGAACCGCCATCGCTTTTCCGACGGCGAAGGCGCTCAAGGAGGCGGGGAACCACACCATCGCCATCATCGGCGGCCGGACCAAGGAGTTGGTCATTCTCGAGGACGAGTTAAAAGAGATCTGCGACGAGGTCTACCCGACCACCGACGACGGCTCCTACGGATTCCACGGGTTCGTCACCCAGAAACTGCAGGAGCTGATCGACGAGGGACGCAAGATCGACTTCGTCCTCGCCATCGGGCCGATCCCGATGATGCAGGCCGTCGCCGAGGTGACCCGCCCCCACCGCATCCACACCGTGGTCAGCCTCAACCCGATCATGGTGGACGGCACCGGCATGTGCGGCGGCTGCCGGGTGATGGTCGGGAACGAGACCAAATTCGCGTGCGTGGACGGCCCCGAGTTCGACGGCCACGAGGTCGACTTCGATCTGCTGACGCGTCGCAACAAATCGTACCTCGGTTTCGAGCGGGACCGCCGCGAGGAACTCGACCACCTCGACCGATGCCGATTGGAGGAGAAGATCGCCGAGCTGCGCCGGGAAGGGGAACGGGAAGAGAAGGCGCGCGAAGGGGAGGGCCGCTAG
- the gltA gene encoding NADPH-dependent glutamate synthase, with translation MGEQLSKKERMAIPRQKMREQPAEKRVTNFTEVNLGLEAEVAMREAQRCLQCKKPPCVEGCPVSINIPGFIELVAEGRFDEAAKLIKKDNSLPAVCGRVCPQEEQCESRCVLGKKGDPVAIGYLERFVADYEREKGLMKADPPEKKTGKRIAIVGSGPAGLSCATDLARMGHEVTVFEALHELGGVLVYGIPEFRLPKEIVRKEIEQLRKMGVRFLTNSVVGMTDTIEELMEKEGFDAVFIGVGAGLPRFMNVPGENLIGVYSANEFLTRVNLMKAYQEESDTPVFDVKGKNVAVFGGGNTAMDAVRTSLRLGAANAWIMYRRSDKEMPARVEEIHHAKEEGVQFLLLTNPIKFVGDEKGWIKKVVLQKMELGEPDASGRRRPVPIEGSEYELDVNVAVVAIGNSPNPLIQKTSPQIEHTRWGTIVADEETGRTTKPGVFAGGDIISGGATVILAMGAGRRAARSIEEYLRTGVWETAPGGGGAFS, from the coding sequence ATGGGCGAGCAGCTGAGCAAGAAGGAACGGATGGCCATCCCCCGCCAGAAGATGCGGGAGCAGCCCGCCGAGAAGCGGGTCACCAACTTCACCGAGGTGAACCTCGGCCTCGAGGCGGAGGTGGCGATGCGGGAGGCGCAGCGCTGCCTTCAGTGCAAGAAGCCGCCCTGCGTGGAAGGGTGCCCGGTGAGCATCAACATCCCCGGCTTCATCGAGCTGGTCGCCGAGGGGCGCTTCGATGAGGCGGCCAAGCTGATCAAGAAGGACAACTCCCTGCCGGCGGTCTGCGGCCGCGTCTGTCCCCAGGAGGAGCAGTGCGAGTCGCGTTGTGTGCTCGGCAAGAAGGGGGACCCGGTGGCGATCGGCTATCTGGAGCGTTTTGTCGCCGACTACGAGCGCGAGAAAGGCCTCATGAAGGCGGACCCGCCCGAGAAGAAAACCGGCAAGCGGATCGCCATCGTCGGCAGCGGGCCGGCGGGGCTCTCCTGCGCCACCGACCTCGCCCGGATGGGACACGAGGTGACCGTGTTCGAAGCGCTCCATGAGCTGGGCGGCGTGCTCGTGTACGGCATCCCCGAGTTCCGCCTCCCCAAGGAGATCGTTCGGAAAGAGATCGAGCAACTCCGGAAGATGGGCGTCCGGTTCCTGACGAACTCCGTGGTGGGGATGACCGACACGATCGAGGAACTGATGGAGAAGGAAGGCTTCGATGCCGTCTTCATCGGCGTCGGCGCCGGTCTCCCGCGGTTCATGAACGTGCCCGGCGAGAACCTGATCGGCGTTTACTCGGCCAACGAGTTCCTCACTCGTGTCAACCTGATGAAGGCGTACCAGGAGGAATCGGACACCCCCGTCTTCGACGTGAAGGGGAAGAACGTGGCCGTCTTCGGCGGCGGCAACACCGCCATGGACGCGGTCCGCACCTCCCTCCGTCTGGGCGCCGCCAACGCCTGGATCATGTACCGGCGCTCCGACAAGGAGATGCCCGCACGAGTAGAGGAGATCCACCACGCCAAGGAGGAGGGGGTCCAGTTCCTCCTGCTCACCAACCCGATCAAGTTCGTCGGCGACGAGAAGGGCTGGATCAAGAAGGTCGTGCTGCAGAAGATGGAACTGGGAGAGCCGGACGCGAGCGGCCGGCGGCGTCCCGTCCCGATCGAGGGGAGCGAGTACGAGCTGGACGTGAACGTGGCGGTCGTGGCGATCGGCAACAGCCCGAACCCGCTCATCCAGAAGACCTCGCCGCAAATCGAGCACACCCGATGGGGGACGATCGTCGCGGACGAGGAAACGGGACGAACCACCAAGCCGGGCGTCTTCGCCGGCGGCGACATCATCTCGGGCGGCGCCACGGTGATTCTCGCCATGGGAGCGGGCCGGCGCGCCGCCCGTTCCATCGAGGAGTATCTCCGCACCGGCGTCTGGGAGACCGCGCCGGGCGGGGGGGGCGCTTTCTCCTGA
- a CDS encoding Re/Si-specific NAD(P)(+) transhydrogenase subunit alpha: MIVGVPKETFPGENRTALIPANIPTLGKYGIEVLIESGAGVAAGFPDDAYREKGARIAGERAEIFGKADAIAQVRAAGANPEAGGADLPLLRGGQALIAFLEPLADPEAAEKVAGTGVSLFSMEMIPRITRAQSMDALSSMANIAGYLAVLLGATTLPKFFPMFMTAAGTISAARVLVIGAGVAGLQAIATAKRLGAVVEAYDIRPAVKEQIQSLGARFVELPMEAGDAEDSGGYAKEQTEEQKRKQAELMADHVRASDVVITTAAVPGKRSPVLIPASVVEGMQPGSVIVDIAAEKGGNCELTVPGETVVRHGVTIVGPLNLPSRLAFHASQMYSKNMSTFLAHLTEEGSLSLDREDEIIRGSLVARGGKIVHPAVLQALGRS, translated from the coding sequence GTGATCGTTGGAGTTCCGAAGGAGACCTTCCCGGGCGAAAACCGGACCGCCCTGATCCCGGCGAACATTCCCACCCTCGGAAAGTACGGGATCGAGGTCTTGATCGAGAGTGGGGCGGGCGTGGCGGCGGGCTTCCCCGACGACGCCTACCGCGAGAAAGGGGCCCGGATCGCCGGCGAACGGGCGGAGATATTCGGCAAGGCGGACGCGATCGCCCAGGTGCGCGCCGCCGGGGCCAACCCCGAAGCGGGCGGAGCGGATCTCCCCCTTCTGCGCGGCGGCCAGGCGCTGATCGCCTTTCTGGAGCCGCTCGCCGACCCGGAGGCGGCCGAGAAGGTCGCGGGAACGGGCGTTTCCCTCTTCTCCATGGAGATGATCCCGCGGATCACGCGCGCCCAGAGCATGGACGCCTTGAGTTCGATGGCGAACATCGCCGGCTATCTGGCGGTGCTCCTCGGCGCGACGACGCTTCCCAAGTTCTTCCCCATGTTCATGACCGCCGCCGGAACGATCTCCGCCGCCCGGGTGCTGGTGATCGGCGCCGGCGTGGCGGGGCTCCAAGCGATCGCCACCGCGAAGCGGCTCGGCGCGGTGGTGGAGGCGTACGACATCCGCCCGGCGGTGAAGGAACAGATCCAGAGCCTGGGCGCCCGGTTCGTCGAGCTTCCGATGGAGGCGGGGGACGCGGAGGACTCCGGCGGTTACGCCAAGGAGCAGACGGAGGAGCAGAAGCGGAAGCAGGCGGAACTGATGGCGGACCACGTGCGCGCCTCGGACGTGGTGATCACCACCGCGGCGGTGCCGGGGAAGCGCTCCCCGGTGCTGATCCCCGCGTCGGTGGTGGAGGGAATGCAGCCGGGGTCCGTGATCGTGGACATCGCCGCCGAGAAGGGGGGCAACTGCGAGCTGACCGTCCCGGGCGAGACGGTGGTCCGCCACGGCGTGACCATCGTCGGGCCGCTCAACCTCCCCTCGCGGCTCGCCTTTCACGCGAGCCAGATGTACTCGAAGAACATGTCCACGTTCCTCGCCCACCTGACCGAGGAGGGTTCGCTCAGCCTCGACCGGGAGGACGAAATCATCCGGGGCTCCCTCGTGGCGCGGGGGGGAAAAATCGTGCACCCCGCCGTGCTCCAGGCGCTGGGACGGTCCTGA
- a CDS encoding NAD(P) transhydrogenase subunit alpha, which yields MMLVPLLTIFVLAIFVGFEIITKVPPTLHTPLMSGSNAISGITVIGAILATGASHGTAATVLGFIALVFAVINVVGGFVVTNRMLEMFRKKD from the coding sequence ATGATGCTGGTGCCTCTGCTGACCATCTTCGTGCTCGCGATATTCGTCGGTTTCGAGATCATCACCAAGGTACCGCCGACGCTGCACACCCCGCTGATGTCCGGGTCGAACGCCATTTCCGGAATCACCGTGATCGGGGCGATCCTGGCGACCGGCGCCTCCCATGGAACGGCGGCGACGGTGCTCGGTTTCATCGCCCTGGTGTTCGCCGTGATCAACGTGGTGGGCGGTTTCGTCGTGACCAACCGGATGCTCGAGATGTTCCGGAAGAAGGACTGA
- a CDS encoding NAD(P)(+) transhydrogenase (Re/Si-specific) subunit beta, with product MREIVIPLAYLVASVLFIVGLKGLTHPRTAVRGNRLGALGMLIAVVAVLFDRAVLTFPLILIGFAGGGAIGVALALRVPMTSMPQLVAVFNGFGGAASALVVGAELIAGQGKGVSFGIAAGLSGLIGAVTFTGSLIAYGKLQEILPGKALTYPGHQIVKILLAALSLGAVAALVADPADPSAFWVLLAAAGALGVLAVLPIGGADMPVVIALLNSYSGLAASATGFVLSNNVLIIAGSLVGASGIILTMIMCKAMNRSLANVLFGTWGGGETVEGPGAEIYEGKIKSTSAEELAMILDGVSKVVIVPGYGLAVAQAQHAVRDLANVLKERGVQVQYAIHPVAGRMPGHMNVLLAEADVPYEELVEMDVINPQFAQTDVSLILGANDVVNPVARDDPKSPIAGMPILDVDKSRTVVVVKRSLSPGFAGIPNPLFAADNTLMFFGDAKKNILDLTAAIKEN from the coding sequence GTGAGAGAGATCGTGATTCCTCTGGCTTATCTGGTCGCTTCGGTCCTGTTCATCGTCGGGCTGAAGGGATTGACCCATCCCCGGACCGCTGTCCGGGGGAACCGTCTCGGCGCTCTCGGCATGCTCATCGCCGTCGTGGCGGTGCTGTTCGACCGCGCCGTGCTCACCTTTCCCCTGATCCTGATCGGATTCGCCGGCGGCGGCGCGATCGGCGTGGCGCTCGCCCTGCGGGTTCCCATGACCTCCATGCCCCAGCTGGTGGCGGTCTTCAACGGTTTCGGCGGCGCCGCTTCGGCGCTGGTGGTGGGCGCCGAACTGATCGCCGGCCAAGGAAAGGGCGTTTCCTTCGGCATCGCCGCCGGGCTCTCGGGGCTGATCGGCGCGGTCACCTTCACCGGCAGTCTGATCGCCTACGGGAAGCTGCAGGAGATCCTACCCGGAAAAGCGCTCACCTATCCCGGCCACCAGATCGTGAAGATTCTACTGGCCGCCCTCTCCCTCGGCGCGGTCGCGGCGCTCGTGGCGGACCCGGCCGACCCGTCCGCCTTCTGGGTGCTGCTCGCCGCGGCGGGCGCTCTCGGCGTGCTGGCGGTCCTCCCCATCGGCGGAGCGGACATGCCCGTGGTGATCGCCCTCCTGAACTCCTACTCCGGTCTCGCCGCGTCGGCGACCGGCTTCGTCCTCTCCAACAACGTGCTGATCATCGCCGGCTCTCTGGTGGGGGCTTCGGGCATCATCCTCACCATGATCATGTGCAAGGCGATGAACCGCTCTCTGGCGAACGTGCTCTTCGGCACCTGGGGGGGCGGGGAAACGGTCGAGGGGCCGGGCGCGGAGATTTACGAGGGAAAGATCAAGAGCACGTCGGCGGAGGAGCTGGCGATGATTCTGGACGGCGTGTCGAAGGTGGTCATCGTGCCCGGCTACGGGCTCGCGGTGGCGCAGGCGCAGCACGCGGTGCGGGATCTGGCGAACGTGCTCAAGGAGCGGGGCGTGCAGGTGCAGTACGCCATCCACCCCGTCGCGGGACGCATGCCCGGACACATGAACGTGCTTCTCGCCGAGGCGGACGTCCCCTATGAGGAACTGGTGGAGATGGACGTGATCAATCCCCAGTTCGCGCAGACCGACGTATCGCTGATCCTCGGCGCCAACGACGTGGTGAACCCGGTGGCGCGGGACGATCCGAAGAGCCCGATCGCGGGGATGCCGATCCTGGACGTGGACAAATCGCGCACCGTGGTGGTCGTGAAACGGAGCCTCAGCCCGGGATTCGCCGGGATTCCGAACCCGCTCTTCGCGGCGGACAACACGCTGATGTTCTTCGGAGACGCGAAAAAGAACATCCTCGACCTAACCGCGGCGATAAAGGAGAACTAG
- a CDS encoding HAMP domain-containing histidine kinase, whose amino-acid sequence MPPHHRKTAPTDLRRLRRIENAYWTLFVVLLVLLSATVIIQYLTADPGETVRGTAVSEGAHRRIVSVGLSGLVVVFTLYLTAKRQEIQRLKRSLFDQRALSERLEERTVEMENALDGLRRANRLRDALFSVVSRDVREPLSAIRNTSDGTVIRRETERLSRLVSDLLDLSDLDSGRASWSLSAQDPAAILRRVLAEAEPLASERGISLRRIVEEDLPEILVDRERLGRVLSRLAESAIRSSPGGGSVDLSVHADDDDGMLHLRIRNDRPDFSEEERSSFFALAEGDGGGSGVPAGGDEIGFAIAHRVVRHLGGRLLLEAKERARRAYVIILPAPNLGPPPRRDAGETAATVSP is encoded by the coding sequence TTGCCGCCGCATCATCGGAAAACGGCCCCGACGGATCTGCGCCGACTGAGACGGATCGAGAACGCCTATTGGACCCTCTTCGTGGTCCTCCTCGTTCTCCTCTCCGCGACCGTGATCATTCAATACCTCACCGCCGATCCGGGCGAGACGGTCCGCGGCACGGCCGTCTCCGAGGGCGCGCACCGCCGCATCGTCTCGGTCGGGCTCTCCGGCCTGGTCGTGGTTTTCACGCTCTATCTGACCGCCAAGCGGCAGGAGATTCAGCGCCTCAAGAGGAGCCTTTTCGATCAGCGCGCTCTCTCGGAACGGCTGGAGGAGAGGACCGTCGAGATGGAGAACGCGCTGGACGGGCTGCGCCGGGCGAACAGGCTGCGGGACGCTCTCTTCTCCGTCGTCTCCCGGGATGTGCGGGAACCACTGAGCGCGATCCGGAACACATCGGACGGGACGGTGATCCGGCGGGAGACCGAGCGGCTCTCCCGCCTCGTGAGCGACCTTCTCGATCTGTCCGACTTGGATTCGGGACGCGCTTCCTGGTCGCTCTCCGCGCAGGATCCGGCGGCGATTCTCCGCCGGGTGCTCGCCGAAGCGGAGCCCCTCGCGTCGGAAAGGGGAATCTCCCTCCGCCGGATCGTCGAAGAGGACCTACCGGAAATCCTGGTGGACCGGGAACGTTTGGGCCGGGTTCTTTCGCGTCTCGCCGAATCGGCGATTCGCTCTTCCCCGGGCGGAGGATCCGTGGATCTGAGCGTCCATGCGGACGACGACGACGGCATGCTTCATCTCCGCATCCGGAACGACCGCCCGGACTTCTCCGAGGAGGAGAGATCCTCCTTCTTCGCCCTCGCCGAAGGCGACGGCGGCGGGTCGGGCGTCCCCGCGGGCGGCGACGAGATCGGCTTCGCCATCGCCCACCGGGTGGTCCGGCACCTCGGCGGCCGTCTCCTTCTGGAGGCGAAGGAACGGGCGAGGCGCGCGTACGTGATCATCCTCCCGGCGCCGAACCTGGGCCCGCCTCCGCGCCGAGACGCCGGGGAAACCGCGGCCACCGTCTCGCCATAG
- a CDS encoding class I SAM-dependent methyltransferase, producing the protein MHSDDPFGRIDYRRFVSWENRIRREMPFLLHLFGDGSKGARLLDVGCGTGEHARALSERGFRVIGLDRSTGMLDKARGAYPEIPFVRGSMDRLPVRGGGILGGAYCLGNTLVNLAEDDGYQRLFRDLRDLLRPGAPLLIQILNYRRILEKEVRHLPLNFRRTDSGNEILFLRVMDRIDERRIRFEVLTLQRKPPSGETRLVRTQSSILRPLREEELERFLRDAGFEKIKRFGDYRGSPFVPDSSQDLIVVAR; encoded by the coding sequence TTGCATAGCGACGACCCTTTCGGCCGCATCGATTACCGGCGCTTCGTCTCCTGGGAAAACCGGATCCGCAGGGAGATGCCTTTTTTGCTCCACCTCTTCGGCGACGGCTCGAAAGGAGCGCGGCTGCTCGACGTGGGCTGCGGCACAGGCGAACACGCGCGGGCACTCTCGGAGCGGGGCTTCCGCGTCATCGGCCTGGACCGCTCCACCGGAATGCTCGACAAGGCGCGGGGCGCCTATCCGGAGATCCCCTTCGTCCGGGGAAGCATGGACCGGCTCCCCGTCCGCGGCGGCGGGATTCTCGGCGGCGCCTACTGCTTGGGGAACACCCTCGTCAATCTGGCCGAGGACGACGGCTATCAACGGCTCTTCCGGGACCTTCGCGATCTCCTCCGGCCGGGCGCGCCGCTGCTCATCCAGATCCTGAACTACAGGCGCATTCTCGAGAAGGAGGTGCGCCACCTGCCGCTCAATTTTCGCCGCACCGACTCGGGGAACGAGATCCTCTTCCTCCGCGTGATGGACAGAATCGATGAGAGACGGATCCGTTTCGAGGTGCTCACCCTCCAGAGGAAACCGCCCTCCGGAGAGACCCGGCTCGTGCGGACCCAATCATCGATCCTGCGGCCCCTTCGCGAAGAGGAGCTGGAACGCTTTCTCCGCGACGCCGGCTTCGAAAAAATCAAACGGTTCGGCGATTACCGCGGCTCCCCCTTCGTCCCCGATTCCTCGCAGGACCTGATCGTGGTCGCGCGCTGA